A DNA window from Zonotrichia albicollis isolate bZonAlb1 chromosome 2, bZonAlb1.hap1, whole genome shotgun sequence contains the following coding sequences:
- the C2H2orf49 gene encoding ashwin, with protein sequence MAAQGRARAGGGGGEEECASGRSESELLLLHPELLSEEFLRLTLEQKNILGENDVKMDKDGLTDLYIQHAIPLPQRDLPKSRWGRMMEKKRQQNYLKSEKKSVTTVEGLRKRPLIVFDGNSTSTSIKVKRTENGAADRLKPPPAGSTTNTVRRLSVPSNASTYLSASTLSEDAKLGIRNSEAQQNNVSKTDSSVLTGLKVYPLSPIAGTTVVKLKRSVPKEESDSPNDLKPSEAKKKIQHVTWP encoded by the exons ATGGCGGCGCAGGGAAGAgcccgggcgggcggcggcggtggCGAGGAGGAGTGCGCGTCTGGGCGTTCGGAGTcggagctgctgttgctgcatCCGGAGCTGCTCTCGGAGGAATTCCTGCGGCTCACCCTGGAGCAG AAAAACATATTAGGTGAAAATGATGTAAAGATGGACAAAGATGGGCTCACTGATCTCTATATTCAACATGCCATTCCCCTGCCTCAGCGTGACTTGCCAAAAAGTAGATGGGGGAGAATGATGGAAAAGAAAAGACAGCAAAATTACTTGAAAAGTGAGAAGAAAAG TGTTACAACAGTGGAAGGTTTAAGGAAGCGGCCATTGATTGTGTTTGATGGCAACTCGACAAGTACAAGCATAAAGGTGAAAAGGACGGAGAACGGAGCTGCCGATCGCCTGAagcctcctcctgctggcagcacCACCAACACAGTGAGGAGATTATCCGTCCCTTCCAATGCCTCCACGTACCTTTCTGCCTCCACTTTGTCAGAGGACGCTAAGCTGGGAATAAGGAATAGTGAGGCTCAGCAGAACAATGTTTCAAAGACTGACAGCAGTGTGTTGACTGGCCTGAAGGTTTACCCTTTGTCTCCAATAGCAGGAACTACTGTTGTGAAGTTAAAGAGGTCTGTTCCTAAAGAGGAATCTGACTCACCG AATGACCTAAAGCCTTCAGAAGCAAAGAAGAAAATCCAGCATGTTACATGGCCATGA